TAACTGTTTtcataaagagaaataaatgatGGAAGGATTTGCTGATAACTAATGCTGCACTTAATatattttcacacaaaaaatgcttgaaataaTTGAGAAATTAAAAGTTCTAAGAGTTTTTTGCACAATAATGATATAAATTTCCATGCCTTGTTCAAACTGATTATAGATTTATGTGATAAATGCCACTATATATTAACGTTTTGTGTGTTCCTGTGTTCAATACCCACGCTGGTTGGCCATCTTTCATGTATGAGAGCACACAAACATCAATTTCTGCTTGTTAATGCTTTGTTCCCCCCATGCATAATGGAACATATTGCTGAGTTAGTGACCACTGACTGCAcaccacttttcacaatgcatggTGGGATACAATGACTGCACTATATAGGATATAATAATGTTCATCCAATTCGGACAGCACTACAAAACGGCGTATTTACTTCACAGTGCACTATACAGTGAATAGGATGTGATTTTAGACACAGCCATTGTGTTCTGGCTGTTTCTTTGCTCCTCCAAAGCAACAGAAGATATTAAATATCTGTTTCAGTATGTTCTTTCAGTcagtaaaattttaaatgcattttaagtttATAGTTTATATATTTGGTTTAGCCTAAAACCAACCCCCCGTGAACTGCAGCCTGCTGAACAAATGGTTCctttaaattagggctgaagACTCAGCTGCCTGTGGTAGAatcattttaactatttttctgAATATCAAACCGTGCAACACTGCACTATAATtttatgtttgcattttaaCGCTGGCTTATTTTCTTGTGTTattgatgaattctgctttATAAATGGATCgccctttttactttttaaatttggttAATGTCCCAATTCATAAAATGTTATTGATAGGCTGAATGTTTCTTCATAGAGGGAAAGAGCTGACAAACTGAAGTAGCGTAATGCATGCAGATTCAGAGTATATTTGTCACTGTGAGCATGATACATTGCTCATTTGGCCAGTTAATCAATCAACTGAAAATCTGTGACAGTTATAGCAACTACATGAGTCTTTCTCAAGCAAATTTAACTGACATTTGTTGGTATCAGTTTAAAGTCtatctcacatttttacctgttttaaATTGATGTCCATGTCCTATTGCAGGACAAAGGAGGCTAGCTTAACTAAGAACATGGTGGAAAGGGATTAAGCTGATCTGATGCGAACAAAACATTCCAGTGTGTCTAATCCTTACTGATGGTCAATGTTAGTATATAACAATTCAATGTCAAGAGATGATTAATTGATGATGATTGGTTCATTGATCATGATTACATGTGGATGAATGGGTGGTAAAAAAATTGAAACTAGGAACTGTGTTTTATGAAAGGCTTCAGTGAGGGTACAAAGTCTTTGATGTGATAGTCCACAAAACTTGTAATTCTTTCTGTCAAGCCTCCAATCCCAGACACAACTGGTCTGCCAGGTGGTTTTAGTGGATTGGggataaaatatataaaaggtCTTTTAATGTAAACTCATTAAGCAAAAAATTAAACTCTTTTTCTGGAATATCACCACCTATATCTCCCTCTTCTATTATTATTTGCAGTTCTTTATGCAGTAAGTATTACTTAGTTGGGTCACATTTTAGTATTGAATTGTGCTACTGGAGATTTGTGTTTCCTTCAAGACTTTCTttatcctccatgcaccttgaAAGTTGGTGAGATTGTGCCAGAATTACCTACTTCAGCTCTAAATTGTGCTTTCTcttaaaagtcatatttatcaCTCACTGTGAAtctttgcagagaagaatgtGAATGAAGCTTTCTGTTAATCATTTTCCCTGATGCCTgccctgcagcagcagtttttagataataacaataactaCAACTAGGAATTGTTCATCTTAATGCTTTTGTCTCATCTACTTTTGTGGATCATAAAAAGACATGAATATTAGTTgtagtctgtttcataaccatatcattttttctgtcttttaaattgcatttacaTGTACTGCAGTCTGTAACAGATATGCTATGGCAGGAAAGGTATTGGTGCAATTAATATGTTTATTATTGTGGTACCTGgctttctggaaaaaaaaccttgttGGATATTTACTGGGACTGAGCTGTCGCTGAGCTACTTCTTTCCAAAAATCACTTTCTTTTCCCCTATCCCTCTCATTTCTTAAATGCTCTCTCATTTTCTGGGTTACACGGCTTCTTATTCCAAAAACTTGCTTTCATTAACCTTGTTTGTTTGAGTAGTTAATGCGTAGGGAAATCTTTAAGACCACAGCTTTCAGCTTTGCTTGGAGCTACTCCCTAAGCCAAATCACAGTGAATCATGTTCAAAAGTAAAATATAGCACAGTCAAGTGGTGTAACAGGGACAAGGGTTAAACCTCATTTCTTGTTTACCAAAACAGCCTCAGCTGACTAATAAACCCAGTGTCATTAACTGACTAAGTCCCCTTTCACCCCTGTGCCTACCAAAGATTTCTGGCTGAAGTTGTCTGGATGCAGAGACCGCTGGAGctgcaaatattttttctgcagcttttgagTGTCCAGTGTGAATGTGTGGTCACTGAAAAGAGGCAACACATGTTTACATGAGATGACTTGCTCACAGAATAACTTGACACATGTTGATTAAGAGGTAAGATACTCACCAATCCATGATTTTAAAGTAGGATGTCCCTTCTTCGGGGGGCTGGACTGCTTTGCAAGACATACAGAAGAAGACAGGTGTTTTTTCCAGAGGCTTCTTGCAATTCCAACAGTTTAGTGACACTTGGGCTGTACAGTAACTCCTGCGTGAACTAACGGGATTGACGTGGTAACTACGTTCTCTAATCTTTCCATGGACCATAGAGCTCATGGTGCTATGGTATGTGTCCTTTTTGGTGAATCTGGAAGACATGCAGTGTCCTGAACATGTAACAGCATAACAAACAGTCTGTCCTTTCTTCATGAGCCATTTTGGCTGAAGTAAAGCCCGAGTCGAGCTCGAAATCCGCAAAGAGTTCAACGCCAGCATgtccaaatttaaataaaacccGATTTAATGCTGTTTAATCAAAGCATAATCCTCTCCTTACAGTCAAAACATGCATATCCCTCTtctggagaggaagaggaagagcgtTCTTCTTCTACAATGTACGATCCTCCACACTGCCACCCATCGGCGTGGCGGTGAGCATAAAGAACTGTACCGATGGTACTAGAAAAACAACAGTTAGCTAGCTGAACTGCTAGTAATAGTGAGCTCAATTTAATAGCTATATATTACAGTAGCGCTTGATTTGACCGAAGCCGACTAGACACGGTGAGTTGAAAAACACGCAGTTAAAATAAATCGTACTAAAGTAACagtgtcatatttttaaaaacattttcgaGGATGTAAACTTCCgatgacatacagagacaacaGTCATTAGCTGTGTTAGCGCACAGTCTAGAGTAGCCTAGCTGTGCTCGCTAAcgtttttgactgttaaaagtCTTTTATGGTTGGCTTGTGTGTGTCAGCATATTTCAGTAAGACAAAACGGTACTTTCGCAAATATAGTGCTTCATATTGTCCATGTTACGAAACATTTAGACACCCTGCTTTAACTTTTTGTTGAGAAGTGCTTGCACGGCTACCTAGCCAGATGACAAAGACATCCCATGCTAACGATACATGCACTGCCCGATGGAGAGACGACACGTCCGTACAGAGAGACAAGTGTATTTATCAGTACCTGTATCATATATTCCACAATATACTACACAGACTTAGCCATAGAGTCATTATTTATTAAGTGTTACGTTTAACTCAGTAATGACTCATTTAGTAGCTCGTATGTAACTTTCTGACGTGTGTCGCTCCCTGCTGTGCTGAAACTAGTTAAAATCACACTAATCTATATGTGTCTTTTAGGTTTTCCATCCATCCCCATGGCAATAAGGGAGGCAATGGTCCATGAAGAGTTTTGGACGCACTCACTGTGGCTTGTCCACCCAGGACATCATCAGACACTGGAGCACAGATAACCCCACCAAACTAGTAAGTATCTTATCTATTGTATTTACTGCTTTCCACCAGGTCCAGGCAACTTCTTTGGAATAATTGCATGTGCAAACGTCCCTTTGAACTAGAGCCAGCCTAAATATGCTTGTTTGGCTGAAGATCAGACTAGGCGTCTTGTCTGCTTGCTTTTATAGTTTCCTAACAAAGTACAGGCATTATGAATGCCAACTCCAGCCTCTTGTTGTGTATGTGTaggtgtgtgggggggggtgggggggggggggtttgggAGCGGCTGGGTTGCAAAAGGTGACAGTGGAGTATTCCAGAGAGACAGTGGCTGGAGACAGCAGCCTCTATAAGGTAAACAGGATCTCCTCCTGAAGGTCGCAGGAGGTGCTTCTCAAGGCCCCCACAGACAATACTCTGGGTATTATTAACGGAAACCACTAAGAATAGAGAGGAGACGAGCGAGGTTTCTCCCCTGGCGCTCTTGTTGTTTGGGTTAAACAAGCCAAAACGGAACATCATCTTTAGAAGAGTGACTCCTCAAGCTTACAAGCTGGGTGTGTCACACTCACCAAAGGCTAGAGGTTGATTTGAAGGGTCTTATCAGGCTCTGATGTACAGCAGAGGTAAAGGACTAGTTGTGGATCACTCTTGGCTGATTTACATATGGAGTTACCATACTTTGGACTTGTAAGTAAGACACATTTTCAACATGTTAAGATGTTatttactaacctgacacagaAATTGTGTTctttttcctggcttggttgtGAATTCCACTAAAGACTAATGAATTATGTAACTGCTTGTGCCCTGAGTGCTGATAAAAGGTTTGCTACATAAAATTTGTTCCTATATAGAGGCGGTCAGTACAGATCAAATCCTCTTAACAGAGTGTGCAGATTTATTTCAAGATGTCAGTTTCATTGTCTTACTTCCTGATTCAGACAAGTATTCATCTTGAGCTAATGCACCAAGCAATATTGAAGGGTTAGAGTCTGAAGTATCAACTGCATTGCTAAATCTCTGTTGACTGTCAGGTTTATGATCTGTCAAAGTTTGCTGAAGAATATCATGAGTTCAGTATTCAAGCACAACCTTAAAGAGTTTAAGTATTTTTGAAGGTCAAAGTGTGCCAACAAATTGGAGGCATTGTCATCGATACAATCTGTTATGCTCATGAGTGTGACTTTCATCAGACTTCTTGTCTGTAGGACAGGAGTCTTAAGCTCACTGTTGTAAATTAAATGAGTGACAGACACACATAATCAAAAAGAAATAGCTCTGTTTCTGTAGTATGTCTAATTTGTTTGCACAGTTCAGATATGCCTTGAATTGCACCATGGTTACTGTATGCATGGTTTAAAGGAatgcatgatatcagtatcagcgagtatcagctttaaaagttaattatcaGCATCAGCAAATGAGAACATTTCTACCAATACTTACAACTgatatatcgactgtaaataaCATTTGTATGTACCAATAAATTGGTACCAGGGCAGGGCCAATACACCTACATCAACGGAAGTCTTTCACTTTGCATCCTAATCCTTAAACTTTATAGTGTGTTCTAATGACTGAagtttgtttgcatgtgcatCTTTTAACTACAAAGcatgtttaaagggatacttgaacattttggcaaattcgcctattcctatagtcttagtaataggtttgtttccgttagttgtcggtgcaagctttTTCTAGATCTTGGgagaccgatataccagctgcataGCTAACGCTATAgaagcagatggtattttttgctttccctcatcaaactcatcaaatacacaatccaacaactccaaaatgctctcgtggacaagttgtgtcctgcacattcaccacgctatgaaataataacgtatagttatgtaacattacgacacatgaagcaaatactcagaactatttcttgagtaaaccactgggcggagtgacacagtgcagcagccatgtctggagtgtagttctggctttgcatttaactttaaaacatctccgtctcataatgttccacgattatttcatagcgtggtgaatgtacaggtcacaacttgtccacaagagcattttggagtgTTAGGGCTGTGTCTCAGAAACACAGCACGTCTCACGCATGGAGGATTcaaaaatttgaggtctcttctattttatatttgcaccatgagcggTTATCtttccatctagacaggaaaatgataaatacagatccatatttaccttgttgtagcaaatgtttgaaatctgtttcttgatgaacctgatgaaggccatgagctaaaatgtgtctgtttaataaagttgttccccgaACTTCTACTCTTtttgaagctttctgtttccacacggttcaggtaaagataaacaccgAATGAAAGGACTTCCAGACTGCACCTttcaaagtacaaaaaaagtAGCATTTCTTTAGAGAAGCTCAGTTCAtgtgtacataatgcttttattttgaaaatctcccggcacacttccactatatactgaattcagtcacatgtagggAGCTTTATTGAGGCAAAACTTGgaagaatgacagagcttttacagcagggagacaaaaccaacataCAGCAAactcatggcagcaacagctgtaAGCAACAAAACCATCTGAAAAATGGTTACTGCTTAGCAACGGAGAGGAGCGCTGCAGAACTGTGATGTCACACTAATGTGACGCAGATCAAAACATGGCcgtctcctggtgagtttatgagctgaaatgaactcaaaatgcagatatgtgggatatttagtgagttttttagtttaatatacatttgagacatacaaatatctatcccaCAAGACGAACTTGtgtgatcatgcagggttccttttaagggACTAAAATTTAAGATCTGAGCTACATTAATATATCTGTATCAATACTGGTATTGGTccaaatggatttttaaatttcagcttttttgatATTGACAAAAATCCAGTACCCTGCAGCTCCACTTATTTTTCAATATTGTAATTGTTTGCCAAAATGGTGGCTCATAGTCTGCCTTAACAAACACCAGTCGACAGTAGTCTTCTGCTTCTAGAAAGCCTAATAGGAGCATGAATTTATTTGTACTAGGAATGTACAATATTAGGTTTTTGTCATGAACTGATTTGCCTGATACTGTTGCCACTATATAAGGGCTGCTCAATTACAGCAAAAATCCTAACCACAATTATTTTCATTGGTATTGAGGTCAAGATTAATAAACAAGATTATTAATTGATTTAACAGCATCTGCATTACATGTTAAACACTCGTGACACCTTCAAAAAGAAGCAATATATGAGTGAAAATAGGTCAGATAGTGTacgataaaaataaataaaaatagttatTTTCATGACCGAAGTATGACAACAGCAGTAAAACATTTACTATGTCAAAAAAACTGTGGACAAAAGAACAGCATGTAGTACAGTAAACAtttaatcttgttttcatgatcactGGAAGCTAAAATTgtgattgaaattgaaacttcATTAATGCTCAGCACTACGGTATACATATAGGCACACCtttcttttattgtaaaaaCCATTGTGTTTCCTGTGTGAGGCTGAGTAAAGCGGAGCTTAGAGAGGACCTGGTAAGTAGACAATCTGGtagttgtttaatgttttggacttcattaaaaatgttcagagcTCATGGCGGGCCCTTTAGAACATGTGGCGCCCTTGGCAACCAACTATGCCTGATGGTACATTGGTATAATTTGCTTTATTTAAGGGCAGTTTTACAATTAATACTACTGACGTGTACATCCACTACAACAGTTGTAAATActagcagaaatgttcatatctgatactgaaatttaactttctgggctaatatctgccaattaCAGTAAACTACCATGCTTTCCTTATTTAGACACTGTTTTCACAAGGAGCTGTCAGTACATCGCTCACATAACTGTTGTGTCTGCTGGCTGCCACTCTGTCTGTCAGGGTTAAATTAACAAATGTTtgattgaaaacaacaaacataagTAGCTATTTAAAAACTTATAGTCTTTTCCCTTTGTTCTGTccaaaaaatataacaatactAAATGGGAATAATTTGTATTTATCAAACACAAAATGTGTTCAATCTccacagaaaataaaatttgatgTCCATTGTTAATATGTCCCCATTAGTGTTACCAAGGAACAGTAGTTTTTCATATAATTTTctaaattttgtcaatatttcaCAGACTCTGTTCTTTTCCTGCAGTTTAAAGTTCTGGGTTTATGTGGGATAATCAGCGTCAGAAAAGCTAATTGGGGTGCTGTTCCAATGAGAATCAGCACATAGATTTTTCTTGATTAAGCCAATCATAAATTATTGTTCCTATTAACATAGTCATTTATTATGTTTTAGCCTTAATAAACATTCAGAGCAGCTGTCTGATTGCCTGTGtgataattcttttttttttttttttcattcttgatGAGGACAAGCCATTAATCCTTCTCAACAAATTTCTTGGGCCTAAATTAGAAGAACATTTAAGAAGTGAATataattaatgttttatttatagctGGTTTACCAATTTGCAAAATATTTAATATGCTGTTTTCAGGATGTCCCCTGTCTCTGAAGGCAAGATTAATCGTGTCTAACAGTTGTTAAATCAATAACATGCTAGCCCACCCAGTTAAGTCAATTAAGCAATTCTTTTTCACAACAAGCCGGAATCACTATTTCATTACTCCTGGCACCCTTCAAATTAACACTCTGCAATGTTCTGATGGATGACCTTGTTGGTTAGTGATGTAGTATCGATTTGCAGTCATGTAGT
The Cheilinus undulatus linkage group 5, ASM1832078v1, whole genome shotgun sequence DNA segment above includes these coding regions:
- the hscb gene encoding iron-sulfur cluster co-chaperone protein HscB, which encodes MLALNSLRISSSTRALLQPKWLMKKGQTVCYAVTCSGHCMSSRFTKKDTYHSTMSSMVHGKIRERSYHVNPVSSRRSYCTAQVSLNCWNCKKPLEKTPVFFCMSCKAVQPPEEGTSYFKIMDCDHTFTLDTQKLQKKYLQLQRSLHPDNFSQKSLKEQEYSESQSALVNKAYKTLLKPLSRGLYMLELQGLQIEEGTDPGAESEFLMELMEINEALDEARSPEEANKIGQDMKGKLAELTEEIDAALFKGELQAAKALLAQMKYYANIEEKVKGKLSEFM